The Papaver somniferum cultivar HN1 chromosome 3, ASM357369v1, whole genome shotgun sequence genome includes a region encoding these proteins:
- the LOC113356068 gene encoding protein NRT1/ PTR FAMILY 5.10-like, translated as MAEEKGGNDEYYEPLLGITSSNPLISTNSGTIEGVADYRGEKVSIGSNFGGWRSAFLIIGAEFGETIAYYGISSNLISYLTGPLGQSTAAAAANVNAWCGMVWMLPLLGAFVADSYLGRYRTIFFSSVIYVLGLGFLTLSAVLTSLMSPTEYHEVNETSSASPAPFLILLFFLSLYLVAIGKAGFKPCAEAFGADQFDERNPEENSCKSSFFNWWYFGLCVGSSISHVVLTYIQDNISWILGFAIPCICMLLGLFVFLLGTKTYRFSKDENKENPILRIARVYIASARNWRATSTSNEEEGTKMPDNQLRVGADQFKFLDKALIELPNSDQVGSNKHGMSCSVDQVEDAKVVLRLVPIWIVCLTYAVVSAQSSTFFTKQASTMNRRIGQGFQIPPASLLTVNSLSIIIFIPIYDRLFVPLTRLLTRNQSGISMLQRIGIGMFISTLAMALAAVVEKKRLQTAVDFGLIDKPNEIIPISFGWLVPQYVLLGIAEVFAMVGLQEFFYDQVPDKLRSMGLSLYLSIFGIGDFLSSFLIYAIDKSTSGSSQGSWFQDNLNRAHLDYFYWFLAGLSAINLVAYLYVSKFYLYKRVSLM; from the exons ATGGCAGAAGAAAAAGGCGGAAATGATGAGTACTATGAACCTTTGTTGGGGATCACTAGTAGTAATCCTCTGATCAGTACTAATTCCGGCACAATTGAAGGTGTTGCTGATTACAGAGGAGAGAAAGTCAGTATTGGATCAAATTTTGGTGGATGGAGATCAGCTTTTCTTATAATTGGAGCTGAATTTGGAGAAACTATAGCTTACTATGGAATTTCTTCAAATCTAATCAGTTACCTAACTGGTCCTTTAGGTCAGTCCACTGCTGCAGCTGCAGCTAATGTCAACGCTTGGTGTGGTATGGTATGGATGCTTCCCCTTCTTGGTGCCTTTGTTGCAGACTCTTATCTTGGAAGATACCGAACCATCTTCTTTTCTTCTGTAATCTATGTACTG GGACTAGGATTTCTGACTCTATCAGCGGTTCTTACTTCTCTTATGAGCCCCACCGAATACCATGAAGTGAATGAAACATCTTCTGCTTCTCCTGCTCCGTTCTTAATCCTGTTGTTCTTTTTGTCATTGTACCTAGTTGCAATCGGCAAGGCTGGATTCAAGCCGTGCGCAGAAGCTTTTGGTGCTGATCAATTTGATGAGCGAAACCCGGAGGAGAACTCATGCAAAAGCTCATTCTTCAATTGGTGGTATTTTGGGTTATGCGTTGGTAGTAGCATTTCTCATGTCGTTTTGACCTACATTCAAGATAACATAAGCTGGATTCTTGGTTTTGCGATTCCTTGCATTTGTATGCTTCTTGGGCTCTTTGTTTTCTTACTTGGAACCAAAACTTACCGGTTTAGTAAAGATGAGAACAAAGAAAATCCAATATTAAGAATAGCTAGAGTATATATTGCATCTGCAAGGAACTGGAGAGCTACTTCAACTAGTAATGAAGAGGAGGGAACCAAAATGCCGGACAATCAACTCCGTGTTGGTGCTGACCAATTCAA GTTTTTGGATAAGGCATTGATCGAATTACCAAATTCGGATCAAGTTGGTTCAAATAAACATGGCATGTCCTGTAGTGTTGATCAGGTTGAAGATGCAAAAGTAGTCCTGCGTTTGGTTCCTATATGGATCGTATGCCTAACTTATGCAGTTGTGTCTGCTCAAAGCTCAACTTTCTTCACAAAGCAGGCAAGCACCATGAACAGAAGAATAGGACAAGGCTTCCAAATACCACCAGCATCCCTTCTGACAGTCAATTCTTTATCAATCATTATTTTCATCCCAATATATGACCGACTTTTTGTTCCTCTGACACGACTTTTAACCCGAAATCAAAGTGGCATATCAATGCTTCAGAGAATTGGTATTGGTATGTTTATATCTACACTGGCAATGGCTTTAGCCGCAGTAGTTGAGAAGAAGAGACTTCAAACTGCTGTTGATTTCGGGTTAATAGACAAGCCGAATGAAATAATTCCTATCAGTTTCGGGTGGTTGGTTCCTCAATATGTACTACTCGGTATTGCTGAGGTTTTTGCCATGGTTGGCTTACAAGAATTCTTTTATGATCAAGTGCCAGACAAGTTGAGAAGTATGGGTCTTTCCCTATACTTGAGCATTTTTGGCATAGGGGACTTTCTTAGTAGCTTTCTCATCTATGCCATTGACAAATCAACTAGTGGAAGCAGTCAAGGTAGCTGGTTCCAGGATAACCTGAATCGAGCTCATCTGGATTACTTTTATTGGTTTCTAGCTGGACTTAGCGCGATAAATTTAGTTGcttacttgtatgtctcaaaattTTATCTCTATAAAAGAGTAAGTTTGATGTAA
- the LOC113356067 gene encoding histone H4, whose product MSGRGKGGKGLGKGGAKRHRKVLRDNIQGITKPAIRRLARRGGVKRISGLIYEETRGVLKIFLENVIRDAVTYTEHARRKTVTAMDVVYALKRQGRTLYGFGG is encoded by the coding sequence ATGTCAGGAAGAGGAAAAGGAGGAAAGGGTTTGGGAAAGGGAGGAGCAAAGAGGCATAGAAAAGTTTTGAGAGATAACATCCAAGGTATTACCAAGCCAGCTATCAGAAGATTAGCAAGAAGAGGTGGAGTGAAACGTATCAGTGGATTGATTTATGAAGAGACTCGTGGTGTTCTTAAGATCTTTCTTGAGAATGTGATTCGTGATGCTGTTACTTACACTGAACATGCCAGGAGAAAGACTGTTACTGCTATGGATGTTGTTTATGCTTTGAAACGACAGGGGAGAACTCTTTATGGATTTGGAGGTTAG